Proteins encoded by one window of Nicotiana tabacum cultivar K326 chromosome 10, ASM71507v2, whole genome shotgun sequence:
- the LOC107806690 gene encoding auxin-binding protein ABP19a, whose translation MLFQSFFIFSLLFLSSEAAVLDFCVGDLSVPDGPGGYACKKPSAVTANDFVFSGLATPVKLNPLIKAAVTPAFAPQFPGLNGLGISMARLDLAIGGVIPMHTHPGASEVLYVVTGQICAGFISSSDNKVFFKNLKQGDIMVFPQGLLHFQINSGKTASLAIVSFSSPTPGLQITDFALFANDLATEIVQATTFLDAATIKKLKGVLGGTN comes from the coding sequence ATGTTATTCCAatctttcttcatcttctcccttcTCTTCCTCTCCTCTGAAGCTGCCGTCCTCGATTTCTGCGTCGGGGACTTATCAGTCCCCGACGGACCAGGCGGCTACGCCTGCAAAAAACCATCCGCAGTAACTGCGAATGACTTTGTATTTTCTGGCCTTGCCACTCCAGTTAAACTTAACCCTCTCATTAAAGCCGCAGTCACACCTGCTTTTGCTCCTCAATTTCCAGGACTTAACGGTCTTGGAATTTCAATGGCTAGGCTAGATTTAGCTATAGGTGGTGTTATCCCAATGCACACACACCCTGGAGCATCAGAAGTACTTTATGTTGTAACAGGACAAATTTGTGCTGGATTTATTTCTTCCTCAGACAACAAAGTTTTTTTCAAGAACCTTAAACAAGGAGACATTATGGTTTTCCCACAAGGGTTGTTGCATTTCCAGATTAACTCTGGGAAAACTGCATCTCTAGCTATTGTTTCTTTCAGTAGTCCAACTCCAGGTCTTCAAATTACGGATTTCGCTCTCTTTGCTAATGATTTGGCTACTGAAATTGTGCAGGCTACTACGTTCCTTGATGCTGCCACAATCAAGAAGTTGAAGGGTGTCCTTGGCGGCACCAACTAA